A single window of Methanothermobacter marburgensis str. Marburg DNA harbors:
- a CDS encoding V4R domain-containing protein, translating into MSGLRALIREYRKITDNEIKSETGNGTLMGPRGPLKESIEFRDLLNPSRRYFSAFKEDDKYVSSFRLGHFNIPDIIAGSAAGVSYIGGMNLGRALIKEGLADDTRSLGELMLEHKLGILDVISEEGNGRHLTMDIRVYECIECSGLPNIGRPICFFEAGIIAGALSEILGGRVDAYERRCWTNGYSFCQFDVRARI; encoded by the coding sequence ATGAGCGGTTTAAGGGCCCTCATCAGGGAATACAGGAAGATCACAGACAATGAAATCAAATCTGAAACAGGAAATGGAACTCTTATGGGTCCAAGGGGCCCCTTGAAGGAGAGTATAGAGTTCAGAGACCTCCTGAATCCAAGTAGAAGGTATTTTTCAGCTTTCAAAGAGGATGATAAGTATGTATCCAGCTTCCGCCTAGGCCACTTCAATATCCCTGATATAATCGCGGGGTCAGCTGCAGGTGTCTCATACATTGGGGGCATGAACCTTGGAAGGGCGCTCATAAAGGAGGGCCTTGCAGATGACACGAGATCACTGGGGGAGTTAATGCTGGAGCATAAACTCGGGATACTTGACGTGATATCTGAAGAAGGGAATGGAAGGCACCTCACGATGGATATAAGGGTCTATGAGTGCATCGAGTGTTCGGGCCTTCCAAACATCGGACGTCCCATCTGCTTCTTTGAGGCAGGCATAATAGCAGGGGCCCTCTCTGAGATACTTGGGGGAAGGGTTGATGCATATGAGAGGCGCTGCTGGACCAATGGCTACTCCTTCTGCCAGTTTGATGTGAGGGCCAGAATCTGA
- the hisA gene encoding 1-(5-phosphoribosyl)-5-[(5-phosphoribosylamino)methylideneamino]imidazole-4-carboxamide isomerase gives MTFRKDRMLIIPAVDIRNGKCVQLVQGKPGTEQVVIDDPAGVAERWESLGAETIHVVDLDGALGSERNTDILKEITERVSVPLQIGGGIRSKEYASELLEMGFERIILGTMAIENPEVIGDLSGEYGSDRIMVSLDSRNSKVVIRGWTENIEHTAVEMGRKLQEKGAGSILFTNVDFEGLLSGFDPEPVVELVNAVDVPVIYSGGISSIQDIEDLQKTGAAGVVIGSAIYKGRIDFREALKYQELK, from the coding sequence ATGACCTTCAGAAAGGATAGGATGCTCATAATTCCGGCTGTTGATATAAGAAACGGTAAATGCGTCCAGCTTGTGCAGGGAAAACCTGGCACCGAGCAGGTTGTGATTGATGACCCTGCCGGTGTGGCAGAGAGGTGGGAATCCCTGGGGGCTGAGACCATCCATGTGGTTGACCTTGACGGTGCCCTGGGTTCAGAGAGGAATACCGATATCCTTAAAGAAATCACAGAAAGGGTCTCTGTGCCACTCCAGATAGGTGGGGGAATAAGAAGTAAGGAATATGCCTCTGAACTCCTGGAGATGGGCTTTGAGAGGATAATACTCGGCACCATGGCCATCGAGAACCCTGAGGTTATAGGGGATCTTTCAGGGGAATATGGCTCGGACCGTATAATGGTCTCACTCGATAGCAGAAACTCAAAGGTGGTGATAAGGGGATGGACAGAGAATATAGAACATACAGCAGTGGAAATGGGCAGAAAACTCCAGGAAAAGGGGGCTGGAAGTATACTCTTTACAAATGTGGACTTTGAGGGCCTTCTCTCCGGATTTGATCCAGAACCTGTGGTTGAACTTGTGAACGCCGTTGATGTGCCCGTTATTTACTCAGGGGGTATCAGCAGCATTCAGGACATCGAGGATCTCCAGAAAACAGGTGCCGCTGGGGTTGTTATTGGCTCAGCGATTTATAAGGGCAGGATAGACTTCAGGGAGGCCTTAAAATATCAGGAATTGAAATGA
- a CDS encoding adenylyltransferase/cytidyltransferase family protein, whose translation MKRFSDKRTQIKTVMATGTFDIIHPGHGFFLEEAKKLGGENARLVVVLARDSTVRARKRTPIIGEKQRLEVVMMLKPVDEAYLGSETDMFEIVHRLKPDIIAIGPDQKFDIDELRDELRRRGLECEVKRVGKYRRSELDSTCKIIKKIRKMEFDEDALKNC comes from the coding sequence ATGAAAAGATTCTCTGATAAGCGAACTCAAATTAAAACCGTCATGGCAACAGGCACATTTGACATAATCCACCCGGGACACGGATTTTTCCTTGAGGAGGCAAAGAAACTTGGGGGAGAAAACGCCAGACTGGTGGTTGTACTTGCAAGGGACTCCACGGTAAGGGCACGTAAGAGGACACCAATCATAGGTGAGAAGCAGAGACTTGAAGTTGTAATGATGCTCAAACCCGTTGATGAGGCCTACCTTGGCAGTGAAACAGATATGTTTGAAATAGTTCACAGATTGAAGCCTGATATAATTGCCATAGGCCCTGATCAGAAGTTCGATATCGATGAACTGCGTGATGAACTCAGGAGAAGGGGCCTTGAGTGTGAGGTTAAAAGGGTGGGTAAATACAGAAGATCCGAACTTGACAGTACCTGTAAGATAATAAAAAAGATACGGAAGATGGAATTTGATGAGGACGCCCTGAAAAACTGCTAA